The nucleotide window ACTCATTTTTACCACGTAATGGCGATCCGGCATATAATATCGGCTTATTAGGCGGCGATGAAATTTGGCTGCCCCGTAATCCCCGTGATCTTACCGCGTATGCCTGGGGTACATTAAATACTTCCGGTATTGCTACCGGTGGCCAAAACGCAGCCGAACCTAAGCTTGATGCCTGGAGGGGTTGGTGGCAGGGCGGAGGCCCTGATGACCGGTATGGCCTTTGGAAGGCGATCCGGAATTGCAATATCTTCCTTGAAAATGTAAGCAATACCTCCAAAGTACGCGACCTGCGGCTGGATGAGCGTACCCGCTGGCTTGCCGAGGTAAAATTTTTAAAAGCTTACTATCATTATTACCTGCTAAGAATGTACGGGCCAATACCGCTGGTAGATCAGAACATAGATATCAGTGCGCCTGAGAGCGAAGTGCGTATCAAACGTAAGCCTTTTGACGAGTGTGTAGCCTACATCACAGGATTATTGGATGAAGCCGCACCTAATTTACCTTTATTGATATCTGACAGAACAACAGAATTAGGCAGGATAACCCGGCCTATTGCGCTGGCAATAAAAGCTAAACTCTGGTTGCTGGCAGCAAGCCCCTTATTTAATGGTAATCCGGATTATGCCAGCTTTAAAGATCATGATGGTGTTGCATTATTTCCGGCTACGTATGACGCAACCAAATGGGATAAAGCAGCCCAATATACCAAGACAGCGATTGATGTGGCTGAAGAAGCCGGGCATAAGTTGCATCAGTTCCTGGGAACATCCTTTCAATTGTCCGAAACTACCTTGCAGCAATTGCGTATAAGAACTGCTATGACAGAACGCTGGAGCCTGGAGCATGTATGGGCTAACCCTAACAGCCGCGCCGGATTTGATATGCAAGCCCGGGCTATGCCCAGGCTGGCCGGATCCGAATCGAGCGGGCAGGCAAGGATGCAGTTTGCAGCACCTCTTAAAATTGTTGAAATGTTTTATTCCAAAAACGGGGTGCCTATTAATGAAGATAAATTGATTGACTTTAGTAACCGTTATACTACCCGGCTTGCGGTTAGTTCAGAACGGTTTAACATTAAGCCGGGTTATGAAACTGCCCGTATGAACTTTGACCGTGAACCCCGGTTTTATGCGTTCCTGAGTTTTGATGGTGGCATATATTATAAGTATGATAGTCCCGGCAATTCGGATGAAAATTCATGGGTTGTGGAAGGCAAGTATACGCAGGCTTCCGGTGCAACGGATGCCCTCGGCTTCTTAAATGAAACAGGCTACTTTGTAAAGAAACTGGTAGACTGGAATGCTACTCATACCAACAGCAACCAGGGTATCAATTACCGCGATTATCCATGGCCGGAGATCCGCCTGCCCGATCTGTACCTGATGTACGCAGAAGCTTTAAACGAAAGTCAGGGGCCCATCGGTGACGTTTTAATTTATGTGGATAAAGTCAGAAGCCGTGCAGGCCTGGAAGGTGTTGTGGCATCATGGTCTAAGTACTCGAGCAATCCCTCTAAGTACACCACTAAAGACGGTATGCGCGAGATCATTCACCAGGAAAGAGGTATTGAATTATCTTTTGAAGGACAGCGTTTCTGGGATCTGCGCCGCTGGAAAAAAGCTGCTGAATCGCTCAATCAGGCCATCACAGGCTGGAGCGTTTACCAGGACAAAACCGCCGACTACTATCGCGTACGGACCATTTTCACACAAAATTTTGTAGCGCCTCGTGATTACTTGTGGCCCATACGAACCGACGATATCAGAATCAACCCTAATTTGGTACAAAACCCGGGTTGGTAGATAAACGATCACCATTAAAAATGTTATGATGAAACTAAAAATATTTTTATTCAGCCTGTTAGTGTTAGCAGGATTAGGCTGTGCGAAGGAAACCACCTTGTCTCCTTTGGAGAGTAACGGCACGCCCCCGGGCAAGGTAACCAATGTGCAATGGGCCGCGGGCCCCGGCAGTGCTACCATTACTTATGCCTTACCTTCTGATAAAGATTTGCTTTATGTTAAAGCAGTATATAACCTGGCCTCTGGCAGAGAGATGGAAGTAAAGGCTTCCTACTATGGACGGTCGCTGATGGTAGAAGGTTTTGGTGATACCGAAGAGCACGAGGTGAAGCTATATGCTGTAAATCGTAGTGAGGTAGCATCTGATCCGGTAACGATCAAAGTAAAGCCGCTGGAGAACCCGATATGGGGTGTTTTCAGAAGCCTGTCTATGGCTCCCGATTTCAGTGGTATCCGGATCACTGCTAAAAATACATCCAAGGCAGATCTGGCTTTCGAGGTTTTTGCCGAAGATAGCACCGGTAAGCTTAAGCCCGCTACTAATAATATCTATTCCTCTGCCGAAGATGTTGCGCGTACGATCAGGGGGTACGACTCTATACCCAGAAGATTTGCCGTTACAGTCAGAGATCGCTGGCTGAACTATAGCGATACGCTTTTTGCCCATTTAACACCTTACTACGAAACCGAGATTCCGCGATCCGGATTTCGTGCGGTTACATTGCCAGGTGACGTTGGATTACATAAAGACACACCGATGCCGGGTATGTGGGATGGTATTGCAGACTGGTGGCCGGCTGTAACTATGACCAGTTCGGCTGTGCTTACCCCCCAATGGATCACATTTGATATTGGTAAATTGGCAACACTTAGTCGAGTACTGATATATGATTATGGTGAGTACATCAATGGACGTACTTATTTCTATGCGGGTAATTTATTTGACTTTGAAATATGGGGAAGTAACAATCCTCCTGCCGATGGAAGCTTTGACAACTGGATAAAACTGGGCACTTTTAAATCAGTAAAACCTTCAGGTACACCCTATGGTGTAAATACCGCCGAAGACCTGGAAGTGGCAAGGGCAGGGTTGAGCTATACGTTTGATCCGGGTATGCCCAAAGTAAAATACCTGCGTATTAAAAGCATCAAGAACTGGCAGGGCACTACCTATTTTGCGATAGCAGAAATACGGGTATTTGGTGATCCTCGCTAATCCATAGTACTATCAATATAAAAACTCATGCAGATGAACAGAATAAAAATACCTTACATAAGCATCTTTTTAGCATCCATGGTTTGCGCACTGACAGTGCTGTTTCCCTCGTGTATTAAGGAGGATGATTATAAAAAATTTACTGAGGGAGGTGAAATTTCTTACACCGGAAAATTGGATTCCATTAAAATATTTTCTGGAAGAAACAGGGTTGTTATACAAGGCTTGCTTATTGCAGATCCGAAGGTGACCAGGTGTGTAATATACTGGAATAACAGGGCAGACTCCGTGACAATACCCGTAACCCGTACCGAAAATATAGATACTTTAAAAGTTGAGCTGAAGAATATGATAGAGGGGGTGCACAACTTTACTATTTATACTTATGATAACCTGGGCAATCAGTCTGTTCCTACCTATAAATCGGGCCGGGCATACGGCGACAGATACGTGAGCTCATTATCCAACAGGCCTATTAATAATGCGTATACCGATGAGGCAGGCCTTACCAGTATAGAATGGGGCGTAATGGACCGGTTGAGCGGTATATTCGCTACCGATGTAACGTACACTAACGCATCTGACCAACAACAGGTCCTGAGAATTCCTGTCGACTCTTCGTTAACATATCTGGATAACTTTAAAGAAAAAACAGATATCCGGTTCAGGACGATGTTTATTCCTGACTCGATGTCAATCGATACTTTTTATACCACTGTTACCACAAAGTATATACCCAAGTTTAGCCAGGCAGATATAACCGGCACTTATCTTAAGAATGCGGGTCCTAATGTTAACTATAGTTCAATCGCGGGCAACAACAGGTGGGGTATATTAAGTGACTGGACGTCTAATGCAGCCATAAAAAATGCCAGCGGTTTCGGAGGATATGAAAGAAGAAGCACCATAGGCTTTATTTCTCTTGAAGCAGGCTGGGGACTTCCCAACGTAACAGATGGAAAAATATTCCAGACAGTAACACTACCTGCAGGTAGCTATAGGTTTTCGGTTGTAATGAATGAATTTAATAGCGGAGGTTCCAGGTACTTAAGTGTTGCTGTGGGTAACGACCTGCCCAATGCTTCTGATGTAACAGGAAGCAGCATCGCTTTTTCAAACCTCGAAAGTAAGGTGTTGAATTTCACGCTGACAGCGCCAACGACAGTATCCATTGGATTTGTCTGTAGCCTAACCGGCACTTCGGGCACCGGTATGTATTCGAAAATAGCATCGGTTAAACTATACTCTATACAATATCTTTAAGGGCATGCCAGGCAATGCAAAAGAAGGCGCGGCGGTGGTTTTATAACCCTTAGGATCTACCATTCAGGAATTTGGATGTATTATAATATTGAATAAAATAAAGAGTCTTTTGAATGAACACGTTCTTCAAAAGGCTCTTTTTAATTAGACCTGTATCAGCATTATTCATCAAAAAAATAACCATGAAATGAGAAGATATCTCTTATTCATAGTAACGCTCTATTCATCGCTATATCTTTATTCCTGTTCCAAAGGTGATGGAGGAGCTACAACTCCCGAAGAACCCGTAGCCCTGGCAGTAAGCCTGGCCACTATTACAACTGCCGACATACACACTATCACTACTGTTGAAGCGCAAGCGGGTGGTCGTGTAATCAATAGTGGCGGGTCAACGGTTACAGAGAGAGGCATGGTACTGAGCACGGTGCCACTGCCCACTATCAACCACACGAAATTTGCGACAGCAACTGTCTCCGGCGACGGCTCTTTCACCAGCAGGTTAACGGGGCTTTCTGCATCCACCAAATACTATGTACGGGCATTTGCCATTAATGCTGCCGGCATCGCCTACGGAAATGAATTATCATTTACCACGGCTTCTATCGGATCAGCCACCTTTAACCTGGCGCCGCTTTTCATCATTGGTAGTTCTTTGGCGCATTGGGAAGTGGAGTTGACAGCTGATGGCGGTGACCCAGTAACCGAGCGCGGCCTTTGCTGGTCGCTTACAGAGAATCCTACAATAGCAGATAATAAAAGCATTGACGCCGGTAAAGGAATCGGCAGATATGCTGGGGCGATGACCGGTTTGCAACCTCAAACAGAGTATTATGTACGGGCTTACGCGAAGAACGCAGGCGGCGTCAGTTATAGTACGAACAGGAAGTTTAAAACGATTCGTAAAGGCAACCTTACTTACACATTCAATAAATCGGCTACCCCTTCAGCTACAGAGCAGGCTGCCTATAGCCGTTTGCAAATAGCCATTGACAGCGCCGTATGGTACGTTAACAACTATACATCGGCAGTAAAGCATGTATGGGTCAACTATGTTCCCGGAGTGGCTACAGCAGATGCGAACAATGAAGGCTGGATGCGCTTTGGAAGCGGAGAAGGGTATCAAAACCTGCGTACCATGCTCCATGAACTAAACCATACTTTTGGCACCGGGACCACCAGCTGGTGGACGGGTAAAATTGTGGGAGGCAAGTACCAGGGCAATTTTGCCAACGAGCTGTTGAATAAAATACAAAAATCCACCGGCGTTCAGATCAGCGGCGATACCCAGCACTGGTGGCCATACGGACTGAATCAAAATTCGGAAGTTACCTCCAGCTGGGACTATGTGTTTAATTGTCTCCTCATCGAGCAAATGAGAAAGGACGGTTTGTCTGCAGCAGGTACATGGACGGAATAAAGTGGCGTGTTTAAATATGCGTTAACAACGGTTTGCCGATAATGAAAAGACCTTTATATCATAAAAATAATTGAAGATGAAAAAAGCAATGTCATTACTGTTAGCTTGCTTAAGTATAGCAGGAGTGTACGCACAAACAAAGCCTGATTGGGAGAACCCCGAAGTATTTGCAATTAACAAAGAAAATACAAGGGCCACATCGCTGCCCTATGCAACAGAAGCGCAGGCGCTGCAGAATGAATATACAACTTCGCCCTACTATAAATCTTTAAACGGCAACTGGGAGTTTTACTGGGTAGCAAAAGTAGCGGATGTACCGGTGAACTTTTTTGAAGAAAATAATTATAGTCCCGTTACTACAGTGCCCTGGAAAAAAGGACAACCGAATCTCATCGATGGAAAGTCAGGCTGGACGCTGATGCCCGTTCCCGGTAACTGGGAATTTAACGGATTTGGTATACCAATGTATGTTAATACGGGCTTCGGCTTCCCTAAAAACCCGCCCCTTATCAATAAAGAAGATTCCCCTACCGGGGCTTATCGGTACCAGTTTGATATACCTCAAAACTGGGATGGTCGCAAAGTATTCCTGCATTTTGAAGGAGGTACCAACTCCATGTATGTATGGATCAATGGTAAGAAGGTAGGGTATACTGAAAATGCAAAAAGCCCCGCTGAATTTGATATTACGCCTTACATACGCGCAGGAAAGAACCTGCTGGCTTGCGAAGTGCATAAGTTTAGCGACGGCACTTACCTGGAAGACCAGGATATGTGGAGACTGGGAGGTATTAACCGCAACGTGTATTTGTATAGCACAGCGCAAACCCGTATACAGGACTTTTTTTCGCATGCCGACCTGGATGCGGCTTACAAAAACGGCTTATTTAGTACGGACGTGAAAATTAAGAATTATGGTAATAACGCTGCTGCTCAAACAGTGGAAATATCCATCTATGATAAAGCCGGCAAGAAAGTGTTTGTTCAAAATAAAAAAATAACCGTACCTGCCGGCGCGCTTGACTCTTTATGGTTTGAAGGCACCATTAAAACGCCATTGCAGTGGACGGCCGAGACGCCTAACCTGTATAACATGCTCATCACGTTAAAAGATGAACGCAATGCCATAATAGAAGCCACGTCTCATAAAATTGGTTTTAGAAAAATAGAATTAAAAGATGGACAGGTGTTGGTGAACGGCAAAAAGGTATTGTTTAAAGGCGTAAACCTGCATGAGTTCAATACCCATACCGGCCAGGTGGTGGACTCTGCTGTGATGCTGCGTAACATACAGTTGTTTAAAGAGCTTAATATTAATGCAGTTCGTACTTCGCATTATCCTCAGCAGCCTTTATGGTACAAGCTTTGCGATGAGTACGGCATTTACCTGGTTGATGAAACCAATCTCGAATCGCATGGACTGGGTTATGGCCCGGATAATGTTTCTAATTTCCCCGAGTGGCAGGAAGCGCATCTTGACAGGGTGAAACGTTTGATAGAAAGAGATAAGAACCATGCATCTGTGATCTTCTGGTCTCTGGGTAATGAAGCCAGTAACGGTAAAGCATTTTTTACCATGTATGATTGGGCTAAAGCCCGCGATAAAAGCCGCCCGGTACAATATGAGCAAGCCTACCAAAGGGACCGCAATACCGATATCATCTGTCACATGTACCCTTCCTGGGAAAGTATGAAACGCGATGCTGCAAAAGACCTCAAGCGTCCTTACATCATGTGTGAGTATGCACATGCCATGGGGAATAGCATGGGTAATTTCCAGGATTACTGGGACCTGATGCGCACCAGCAAAAACATGCAGGGTGGTTTTATCTGGGAATGGTATAATCATGGTTATAAAACAACCGACGAACAGGGCCGTGAGTACTGGGCCTATGGAGGGGACCTCAGGGGATACAACAAACTGAATGAAGGGAACTTTTGTATGGATGGTATCATCACACCTGACCAGCAATACCTGCCGCACACCCATATCGTAAAAAAGGTATACCAGAATATACTTTTCGAAGCAAAGGACCTGAACA belongs to Niabella yanshanensis and includes:
- a CDS encoding glycoside hydrolase family 2 TIM barrel-domain containing protein, translating into MKKAMSLLLACLSIAGVYAQTKPDWENPEVFAINKENTRATSLPYATEAQALQNEYTTSPYYKSLNGNWEFYWVAKVADVPVNFFEENNYSPVTTVPWKKGQPNLIDGKSGWTLMPVPGNWEFNGFGIPMYVNTGFGFPKNPPLINKEDSPTGAYRYQFDIPQNWDGRKVFLHFEGGTNSMYVWINGKKVGYTENAKSPAEFDITPYIRAGKNLLACEVHKFSDGTYLEDQDMWRLGGINRNVYLYSTAQTRIQDFFSHADLDAAYKNGLFSTDVKIKNYGNNAAAQTVEISIYDKAGKKVFVQNKKITVPAGALDSLWFEGTIKTPLQWTAETPNLYNMLITLKDERNAIIEATSHKIGFRKIELKDGQVLVNGKKVLFKGVNLHEFNTHTGQVVDSAVMLRNIQLFKELNINAVRTSHYPQQPLWYKLCDEYGIYLVDETNLESHGLGYGPDNVSNFPEWQEAHLDRVKRLIERDKNHASVIFWSLGNEASNGKAFFTMYDWAKARDKSRPVQYEQAYQRDRNTDIICHMYPSWESMKRDAAKDLKRPYIMCEYAHAMGNSMGNFQDYWDLMRTSKNMQGGFIWEWYNHGYKTTDEQGREYWAYGGDLRGYNKLNEGNFCMDGIITPDQQYLPHTHIVKKVYQNILFEAKDLNKGLVTVINDFKFISITPKDYTYKWVLLKNGDTATTGSFDVTIAADSKKEVKLNLSEINTEPGQEYYLHVYALTRTASRFLPAGFEAAKGELALTGNNYFTGKQAKKNKAWEKKEEGEKVIITAQDVSYEFQKNWRGLSSFNPSSLGWLFGKHPKLNFWRAPTDNDFGEQAQYNLRLWEAASQNQKTSFKGIEETDGAISFIYEVKPVGIEAVTTITYTVNANGSLTITAKYKALSADLPELMRFGMNMELSDRFNEFTWYGRGPWENYVDRKDDAFMSIWKGNVADQAFSYYRPQEAGNKTDVRWLMLTDKNGKGIRIDGAQPLSVSATNYRTEDWDPGTTKKQQHASDVLPVDRVILNVDLFQRGVGGLNSWGAKPLDPYRFREKEYSYQYTISVIQ
- a CDS encoding DUF5000 domain-containing lipoprotein: MMKLKIFLFSLLVLAGLGCAKETTLSPLESNGTPPGKVTNVQWAAGPGSATITYALPSDKDLLYVKAVYNLASGREMEVKASYYGRSLMVEGFGDTEEHEVKLYAVNRSEVASDPVTIKVKPLENPIWGVFRSLSMAPDFSGIRITAKNTSKADLAFEVFAEDSTGKLKPATNNIYSSAEDVARTIRGYDSIPRRFAVTVRDRWLNYSDTLFAHLTPYYETEIPRSGFRAVTLPGDVGLHKDTPMPGMWDGIADWWPAVTMTSSAVLTPQWITFDIGKLATLSRVLIYDYGEYINGRTYFYAGNLFDFEIWGSNNPPADGSFDNWIKLGTFKSVKPSGTPYGVNTAEDLEVARAGLSYTFDPGMPKVKYLRIKSIKNWQGTTYFAIAEIRVFGDPR
- a CDS encoding DUF4998 domain-containing protein, whose amino-acid sequence is MNRIKIPYISIFLASMVCALTVLFPSCIKEDDYKKFTEGGEISYTGKLDSIKIFSGRNRVVIQGLLIADPKVTRCVIYWNNRADSVTIPVTRTENIDTLKVELKNMIEGVHNFTIYTYDNLGNQSVPTYKSGRAYGDRYVSSLSNRPINNAYTDEAGLTSIEWGVMDRLSGIFATDVTYTNASDQQQVLRIPVDSSLTYLDNFKEKTDIRFRTMFIPDSMSIDTFYTTVTTKYIPKFSQADITGTYLKNAGPNVNYSSIAGNNRWGILSDWTSNAAIKNASGFGGYERRSTIGFISLEAGWGLPNVTDGKIFQTVTLPAGSYRFSVVMNEFNSGGSRYLSVAVGNDLPNASDVTGSSIAFSNLESKVLNFTLTAPTTVSIGFVCSLTGTSGTGMYSKIASVKLYSIQYL
- a CDS encoding RagB/SusD family nutrient uptake outer membrane protein gives rise to the protein MKIEQLIKSTWNSCKKQLTLLGGILLIAGTSCNKYLDIVPDNIAVIDNAFTMRTEAEKYLFTCYSFLPRNGDPAYNIGLLGGDEIWLPRNPRDLTAYAWGTLNTSGIATGGQNAAEPKLDAWRGWWQGGGPDDRYGLWKAIRNCNIFLENVSNTSKVRDLRLDERTRWLAEVKFLKAYYHYYLLRMYGPIPLVDQNIDISAPESEVRIKRKPFDECVAYITGLLDEAAPNLPLLISDRTTELGRITRPIALAIKAKLWLLAASPLFNGNPDYASFKDHDGVALFPATYDATKWDKAAQYTKTAIDVAEEAGHKLHQFLGTSFQLSETTLQQLRIRTAMTERWSLEHVWANPNSRAGFDMQARAMPRLAGSESSGQARMQFAAPLKIVEMFYSKNGVPINEDKLIDFSNRYTTRLAVSSERFNIKPGYETARMNFDREPRFYAFLSFDGGIYYKYDSPGNSDENSWVVEGKYTQASGATDALGFLNETGYFVKKLVDWNATHTNSNQGINYRDYPWPEIRLPDLYLMYAEALNESQGPIGDVLIYVDKVRSRAGLEGVVASWSKYSSNPSKYTTKDGMREIIHQERGIELSFEGQRFWDLRRWKKAAESLNQAITGWSVYQDKTADYYRVRTIFTQNFVAPRDYLWPIRTDDIRINPNLVQNPGW